The DNA sequence gagcctgcttccgattctgtgtctccctctctctctgcccctcccccgttcatgctctctctctgtcccaaaaataaataaacgttgaaaaaaaaaaaattaaaaaaaaaaaaaaaaaaaaagaaaaaaaaagaaaagatgaacagaCTTAACAAGTTTCCATGAAGATTTCCCAGCGACCAGGGATAAACCCACATTAGCAATAAGGAATAGTTCAGACATTAACTAGCTCCTAGATTCCTGAGGGAAGAGGCTGACAGCAACATTTAACAACGTAACCAATGTGTCATATGTGAGGCCAGGGCTCTGGGACAGCCTCCGAACCGCTCGGGTTCCCTAAGAAAGGGGCTGTGTGCAGAGCCGTCAAGAGGTCTCTAAGGAAAGCAGAAACCTGTATCTAAGAGCTGGGGACAGCCCAAGCACATTTTTGCTGTTGAGTCTGTAGAGACGCCATGTTCTGGCAGCACGAGACCTTGCTAAGGCCGTGTGGACTCTGGACAGGGCGGCACTAAACAGTCCTCATGCAGAGTCACCTTCCTTCCATGTGCTTGCTACATTTTGTCCTCCTTCACTGGGAGACAAAGAACTTCTTGCTGTAGAGCAAATGCATTAGAATTCAGTGAAGCCCCAGGccttaaatgaaatggaaatggaaatatacaCGTATGTAAGTGTCCCCTGTGAGGAGGCTCACTGGAGAGCTGGGAGCTGTCCCCAAGGCCAAAACATGGAGGGGTCAGAACAGTGGTGGCACGGGTGTGTCAGGGGGTGACACCAATCTGTTATAACATTCTCTCTGCTTATACTACAGAGAACCTCAACAGAAATGGCCCAAAATGAAAATTGAACAATATAACCAAGATACTgaactccctttctttctgtgcaAGATTTTAAAGGACTGGAACAGAACAGTCCACTAACTAAGAAATCACACACGATTATTATGATGGGCTCGTCTGTATAATACTATTTGGTATGATGTTAAGACTGTGGATTCTTATCAAAGGCACAGGACTGAAGTTTTGGGAGGCAAGCAACACTGCTCTCAAGCAGAAGACTCTGCCCCTCTCGAGAAGCTGTGTGATCTCGTACGCATCACTGCAGTTGGAGCTGACTCTCATCTGCACACTCACCAGCCTCATCCCTCTCTGAGTGGCAAGGCTCTTCTTCACGCCCCACTCCCAATCGACCACCAGGCCCCACTGCCCACACCTGTTAACAAACCTGCTGGTCCACACTCTCGAAGTCAGGCCGCACCAGTTCAAGCCTGGGTAACTGTCTGGCCTCCTTCGGGTGGCCCTGCTTCCACCTTCTCCTTTCCCAGCTCACCACCTCCCCTTAAAGCCCTAGAAAGGCCCCCTGGGGCTGTGAGAACAAGCCTCGGACTGCTTCACGGAGTTTACAAAGTCCTGCTCCTCAGCAGTACCTACGCCCCCAAGGTCCTCCCAGAGGAGGCCCGGCCACACTACAGGTCTTTAATGCCTCTCATCTCCAGGCCTCTGCACACACTATTTTCCTGACCTCAAACACTTTCTCTACGTCTAGGAAAGAGCTGACTAACTCCTACTGAGTCTTCAGATCTCAGCTGAATATGAGCTTCATTGGGAAGTTTTACTTGATCCCGTATCTCCAAATCTGGGATGTGATTATGGCCCGAGGTGGGCACTCAGTGAGTACCAAGGGAGTTGGGGATGGGACAACGCTGGGGATAATCTGGATCTATGGTCCTGAGTCAAATGCAGACTCCTGGAATTGTCaggcagaaacaaacaaaaccccctaCAACGCATGCCCTGACAGGAAAATACCGATATTGTTTTTTAGCTTGTATCAGTTGAGATATCTGGGAAAGTGGAACTGGGTCACAACACCGTGTACCAACGGTCTAGCTGTTCATTACTGGGCTTTCCACCTCCTGTCTTCCGGCCCTGGGTGTACGGAACAGTCGTCTCTTTGAAGCGACTGTCTCATGGGAGTCAACATCAAGGCCTCTGCAGCCCCATCCTACCCAGTTAGagccccccaccctcctgccGGTACCTGAAGGGGAGCAAGCACCATGTTGCTGAGGGATGCTGAAGCTCGCGCGGCTGCAGTCTTAGGGGGAGGCTCTATGAAGCTCTCAGGTGTGGCCAGCTGGCCGGCTGCTGAACAAAAGCCGGATGTCATGGCACTTTTCCCAAGTGACTGCGTCTGTATTTGGTCATGCTGTGGGGTCAACCTGAGTTTCTGGAGAAGATCAACACTTGGGAGCGAGGTACCAGCTGTGTTTGTCACACTCAGTGGGGCCCTGAAGGGGCTCTGGGTGGCAGTCAGATTGGCGTGGCTCAGCTCAGGGACTGGCTGGCTCAGGAGTGGAGACCTCTGTCTCGGCGTGGTCTTCACCGCCTGTATCATGGTGGTGTTTCGGGGTAAGCTGGGGGGAACCTGTGCCGTAGGAGCTTCTGCTGGCAGAGTCGGACTGAGCACAGGGCGCAACGGGACGGCATAGACGGGGGCCTGTTTTTCACTGGACTGTGTGATGGAGGCGGGAGTGATCAGCACCGGGGTGGGGACTTCAGGTTGGACTGAGTGGTGGGAGGCAGGATGGACACCCAGGTTGTCCGACTGAGGGGCTCCTCCTGACTGCTCAAAGGGAAATGGTAGGAATGAGCTGGGCTCTTTCTGGGAGGCATCTCCTGGCAGCTTCTCCACTTCTTCTGAATCCAGACCCACAACACTTGGCTGTTCTTTTGGCAAAGAGGTTCCAAATAATTCTTCCACTGTCAGATGTTTGTGTCCAGATGGAGCAgactgaaaaacaaatcaaactgCCCAATGAAAGAAATCTCTTGCAAACCAGTGTAACCAGACTTCTTTCCCATTAACCAAAACATTTTGCAGAAGCAACGATAGATGGAGtctgaaaataaggaaatggaacAAACTGAAGATGTGCTAGGGACTAAGGCCAAAATGCATCTTGTCTCCCCATGCTGGTGGGCAGAAATCTGCATTAGTACTAAGATCCAAGTTTTAGGGACTCCCAGGATAGTGTTAGAATTCACCTTGTTTTCTTGGCAAAGGGATATAACGTAAAGGAGAAATATTACAAATAGTGCTTGGTTGCCCTGTACCAGTAACACAAGCAAGGAAACAATACTCAAGAGGACAGAGGCCAAACGCTGAGTAAGTAATCCTATCTTTATTTTCATAGTTCTTGATAAAAAGCTAGGCACTGCACCTTGAGGACTAGGTCTTAAGTACCAGAAAATAAActgaactgttttttaaaatagcaggCCGTTCCTCCTTTCTACTACAAGATCACAGATTCCTTCAGAAGAAGCAGACATGTAGGTCTGAGAATGTTCACTTTGCATCTGCTGTAGTGGTCTGGCTTACTGATACCACTGCAATGATGTGGAGGGGGAATATTTACGCTTTCCACTCCTGAGCTTTCCTACACCTTCCCTTCATGTGCTATGGTCATATTCATTTGCCCTTTATTTTCAGAGTGCCTGCAGGGTGCCAGGACCTGCGCTGACCTGTGCCCCCAGGACACAGTAGGGAGGAACAAAAAAAAGTCTGACCCTGATAGGGCTTGTGTTCCAGTGGGGAACTAACCTAAGTACTTTGAAAACACATACAGCCTCGACATAGGTTTTATTCCATAAGCGTGTACACTACTTAGCTGCTCGGATATATATTCACATGGAAAAAGACAGTTCACTGAAACACACGGTTTTCAGTTCCTCAGAAGGCCGATAGAGGCCCGACACTACACTGCCCCTGAAGCAGAAGGATGAGTGCACTATGGTGTGACCACATTTCTACAGGAAAAAAGCACTGGTTTTCCCAAGCAAGTGTTTGCTGCATCCGTGTGACAAGTAGTTACAGGTTTCTCTGCTATCTGAAGGGGGAGCGTTCCTGGGAAATGTTTCTAAGCCAAAATGGCAgaaagtgaagaagcaattaccattgaTTCATATGGAAAAATTCTGAGCATCTCTGGGTCCCCAAAATAACccattttcagcttttctttacaaaatttttaatgtttatttatatttgagagaaagagacagagagagagagagagagagagatggaacataagcaggggaggatcagagagggagacacagaat is a window from the Leopardus geoffroyi isolate Oge1 chromosome A2, O.geoffroyi_Oge1_pat1.0, whole genome shotgun sequence genome containing:
- the DCP1A gene encoding mRNA-decapping enzyme 1A isoform X2, translating into MADVVEEETRRSQQAARDKQSPSQANGCSDHRPIDILEMLSRAKDEYERNQMGDSNISSPGLQPSTQLSNLGSTETLEEMPSGSQDKSAPSGHKHLTVEELFGTSLPKEQPSVVGLDSEEVEKLPGDASQKEPSSFLPFPFEQSGGAPQSDNLGVHPASHHSVQPEVPTPVLITPASITQSSEKQAPVYAVPLRPVLSPTLPAEAPTAQVPPSLPRNTTMIQAVKTTPRQRSPLLSQPVPELSHANLTATQSPFRAPLSVTNTAGTSLPSVDLLQKLRLTPQHDQIQTQSLGKSAMTSGFCSAAGQLATPESFIEPPPKTAAARASASLSNMVLAPLQSMQQNQDPEVFVQPKVLPSAIPVAGPTLVTATTMAVSSVLLSPSVFQQTVTRSADLERKTGAPSPLTVGTSENQRKPSIILSKSQLQDTLIHLIKNDSSFLSTLHEVYLQVLTKNKDNHNL